TTAGCGAGTTTTCTACGGTTTTACTTCCATCGATTGATTAAATTGACTTAATCCATGGTCTGAAGAGGAAAACACCATGAATCTTAAAACTGCCATAGGAATCACGCCGGGAAAACGGGAAACACCTTCGAGGGATCCGTTTCTTCTGGAATATGCCAATCTGAAACTTGCTGCTCTGGGGCAACCCATCTTTGGCGAAAGCAAAGACTATCCTTTCATGGATTTGACAACCTCTCTCTTGAGAGATTATCAGGAGAAAAACCGCCTGTTGTCAGGTTATCTTTGCCCGGTTGACTCCCGAATTCAGAGTTTTATCGATGGCTATCTGGCAGATTTGCCCTCCAGCGAGCCGCGCCCAAGGCTGCCCTCCGATACTTTCGCGGTTGATCGTCACGGTCTCTCCCGCATGCTTTCCTTGCCGCCTGATCATGACAAGTTTTCGTCGGATATTGTTGAGAGTTATCGCATACATCAAGGTGTGCTTCACAATCCAAAGAGCGACCGACGAACGACCAAGGGGGTTTTCCATGTGGCCGAAGGTGGTTTGCCAATTCCGGCAGACAAACGTGCTGTGCCAAAGGCCACATTTGCGCGTCTTCTCGAAAAAGCACTGCAACCACCACCTGAGTTGATGCGTTTGCCATTCACGGACAGCCAGGAAGAGAAGGCCGAGCTCTGGGTGAGTCTGCTTCTTCGTCCAGTCGTCTGCCCTGAAGTGCCAGGTGCGATTGATGAAAAGCGCTATGAAGTCCGTTTTTTTGCTCCTGGTAATTTAGTCAGTAATCTGGACTTTGTTGAAACTATTTTTGGCAACGCAGGTGATCCATTTCTACCAGAGAACGACTCCGCTCTCGATTCCAAAGGATGGACTGGTCACAGCGGTTGTGTCATCCTTGCTCCGCATCTCATTACACTGACCAAGAAGGAGCTTGGTCTGCCGAACATTGCAGATGCAACGGATCGTCAAAAGCGGGATGGCATGTGCTGGGAGTCGGAAGATGAACTCTATAATGGAGGAACTGCTTTTAAGGTAACGGCTCGCACCGCGGAAGGTGTTGTTGTCACCGTGATTGCCGACAACTATTTTGGCTACTGCAAGAAGGAGGTCAAAACGCAGATCAGTTTTTCAGCGAATCTTTATGGCATGGTTGAGGAGGAGCATTCGGGTGGTGCAATTGCTTTCCGTAGCTATGACCTCGGTGAGGATTTCCGGTTACCACATAATCTGATCGATAACGAGTATACATTTGAGGAGCTTGTAAGCCTTCACGGTGAACGTATGACTGTTCACCCGGAAGGGTATGCTGTTGATAAGCAGTATGACGATATTATTTACGTTCCACAAGACGCTCATTTTTCCCTTCAGGAACAATTGGTTTCCTGGGGCGGTGAGGATGACAAGCATACCATACACCTCAAGCCGAGAGTCACCTATGTTTTGCCAAGTGGTTACAAAGTTGAAATGGCCCGCAAGCACAGTGGCCAGCGTTGGCGCTTGATTGGTACGGTTGCCGAAGGCACCTATTGTCACAAGCCATGTACCGTTTCCGGTGGTGGTAAAAGTGAGATCTCGAAGTCGATTGCGGATGCGATGATTTACGGTCCGGCAATTGTAGCGGATTTTCAGAAGGACTTTGATCGTGTTGAAGAGATTATCAGAAAAGATTACGCTGATCGATTTGCGATCAAGATGGATAACCCGGCTCCAAGTCGCTCCATCCTCAGTGACGAGCGGACTCTGGGTTCCGTTGTCAAGTTGCTTACACCATCAAGCGAATACACGGAGGAGTATAATCAATGGTTGGAAGCGATTCCTTTTTATATCAAAGAGCTTGTCTTTATCGTAAAGCGCTTCTGGAAGCCTGACTGGGGCGAAAGCTGGCGCGAACGATTCCGGGTCGATCTGGTTAATGGTGCTTATGGCAATGAGCTAAAGTATCTGGATAATAAGTTGGTTTCGCAATACCTTCGCGTTGGTTATACCAAGGACGGATCATGGCGGACTTTTGGTTTACGTAAGGACTTTGCGCCTGCATTCAAAATCCAGATGGAGGATGATATCACAGCCTCTGTAATTCTGCCACGTGAAGATGTTCAAGGTTTGTCTTCTAGTTGGGATAATCCGTCGGTTAAGATTTCGGAAAACTGTGAGTTCCGGCTTTTTCAGAGACCTGATGATGCAATACATCGCGGTTATGATCGGAGAACAGAGGAAGACATGTCGTTGCCAGGCAACTTCCTTTCCAACTACGCGCCTTTGTCGAAGCAGGATGCTGCTGAAATCCTTGAGGACACAATTCGTTTCGAACAATACACCGATCCAATCAAAGGCTTGATAAAGGATTTTGTGGCTGACGAAAAAGCGACTTATCTCTCGCTGCCTTCGCATCCGCGTGTTGTCGATGGCAAGCCAACGAAAAATCCACGATACTTACAAGATCGTGATGATTTGGTTGACCCGCGACATTTATACCTCGGTCAGTTGGGGCTGCGTTTATTCCGTCGCTTTACGATGGATGCTCCCGTACCGATGCCCGTGAACGCAGTTCTACCAGGTCGTCGTAATAATCCACCTGAGCCAGGTATTCGTTCGCTCGCGGTTTTTAATCCAATCCACTATTTGCCGCTTCCTGAGTTTTTCATGGAAGTCATCTCCAGCATGACGGGTAAGAGCCCATCGACGACAGGTGCTGGTAGTGAAGGTGCATTGACGAAAGGGCCATTCAACGCGTTGCCGCCGATTGTTGACCTGAACAATGCATTGGTTTCATTTCTACTCACTGATTATGCGCCGTTTATTTCGGCTGCAGGTTATGTTGGTCCAAGCTGTCGAGTGGATCATGATGTGAGTTTGCTCGTGCCGGAAATCTGGTGCCGCTTACGTAAGGAAGAGCGTGATCCAAAATGGCTGATTGAGAATGACATGCTCGAAAAGTGTGAAGACATTGAGCATGATGGAAAGACAATCCCTGGCAGTGTACTTGGATATCGGATCACCGAAAAATTCGTTACAAGAATTTTCGGAAGGATGTTTGCCAATCCAGCCGCTGTCTTTACGCCAGAGATGCTACGTCCGGAAACCCAGGATCTCGATGTCTTTGCTGATGGCATGGATAATATCATGGCTACGCACAAACGCGTATCGCAGCTTTACTTTGATGATGGTTCAGTCGAGGGAGCTTGTCCACCGCTCAAGGCATTGCTTCATATCATGCGAGATGGCGAATACGAAGGGAAGGGGATCAATCATCCAGATATTCGGAAGCTCTTTGATCGGCAGACGATGATCGAGAGTGATTGGTATGCAGAACGTATTGCTTGTCGTCAAACGGTTGAGGAAAAGCTGACTCAACGCCATATTGACGATTTGCAGAAGTTTGCTGACCAACCAACTCACGCCAGTGAAGTTTCACGACTTGATATCTCAGGTCGTATCGCAGAGACTAAAGCAGAGTTGGAGAAGCAGCGTGCGGCTGGTTTTGTGGAAAGCCTTAAGGGTACACTCGGAACCGATCCGTATCTCTACCGCTGAAATTTTGAATAATCTCTCAAAGGATACAGCGCGCACGGAGGTTTTTGGTTAAAGCCTCACCGTGCGCTCCATACCTTTGTCAGAGAAAATACGGCTTTCAGTTTTTAGGCCTTTAGTTCATCCTGGTGTGACTATGAAAATAGCACCGGATAGCTTGGTGGGAAAGAGTATTGAATGGACCGGGGTTCATCATTCGGGTGATGGCGACTTTACGGATCTATCGACGCATACTGTCAGTTATGAAACTGAAAATACATGTTATGTGACAGCGGATGGGAAGCTGGTCGGAGAGGCCAAGTACGTCTATAGAAAGTTTGATGACCAGATGGCGGCATTGATCTACTATCCTCAAAGCTATCAGGGCAGGTCCGATGTTGTTTTGAATGCCATGCTGAATTTCGAAGAAGGTACTGATCGCGCCGTAATCCTTGCCGACGGGAAGCCATTTGCTATCGCTAATGGCAAGATGCATGAAGTGCCGACACCAGCCAGGCCTGAATAGCCAAGCTCCTGAGGTTTGCCATGAGTGAATTACAATTTCAGTGGCGTAAATTAGTTGTGAAAAAATGGCGAGTATGCAGCTTTTGTGAGCCTTAAGGCCATTTGCTAAAAAAACATTAATGGTGCCAGGCTCTTTCATATCGGATTGCCAGGTATACTCGTATTTCGTATCTTTTATCGCTTTTCCTACCATGAAAAAGCTACTGGATAACTTCACCCGTTGTGGTTCAAGCCGTGGGCTGCGCGTATACTCAACTTCATTGTTCTTGATAGTTACTGCGTCGTTTTGTTCCGCATTTACCTTTGAGGATGTCTTTTTTGATGTCCCTCAATCACTTTTGCCAAATCCGATTCCTGAGCCAACTGCCCAGCTATTGGCTCTGCAGAATTACCCGGATGATGATCAACGTCTGACCCTGGTTGGTCGGCTCTATTTACCAGATGCCAATGTCTATGGCCCGGGTCCCTATCCTGCGGTTGTTGTGATGCATGGTTCAGGGGGTGTCTGGTCAAATGACCTGATTGCGAATGGGTTGAGTTCTCAATTTCGGAAATGGGGAGAATTGTTATCGGGGATGGGCTATGCATGCCTTTGCCCGGATAGCTATAATCCACGTGGCATTCCAGGGAATTTCAGTAGCAGGCGTCCGCATTATGATCCGGCAATCGACGACGACTTGTGCTCGCCAAATTATGAGCGTCCCAAAGATGTCATTGCCGCATTAACTTACCTCCAGTCCCGTGCTGATATTGATTCAGAGAATACTGCTTTGATTGGTTTTTCTCATGGTGCTCAAACCTGCATCAATGCCATTCTGGATGTTTCCGTAGACCTTGGTGTCTATGATGTTTCTTACATCGATTACGTTCAGGATGAAGAGACAGAATTATGGGAAGAGGTCTCGACAGACAAAGTCGTGGATAGTCCGGTTCGCATTCCTTCGGATATTCCTTTTCCAAAATTATGTGCTCTATATTACGGGGGCGGTTCTCATTATGGTTACCATGGATCAGCGAATGACACAGGCGCAGGCCGTTACATGTTTGATCGCCGCACCAATGTGCTGATGTTTCATGGAACCGATGATTTTCTAATGGACGTCGACGATCCTGAAGTCACACCAATGACGGGAAATCTATATCCGATAAAACAGGCGTTGGCTTCATCGGCTCAAGCGGCAGCACTGGGTGTGGATGATCCATTGAAGCATCATTTCTTACTCGATTTGGTTGATCACTCTTTTGACGGTGAAACGATTGCAGACGAACAGGATTGGAACACCAATGCAGAATCTGCCGACCAGAAAGCTAAACGCCTATGTCGTGAAGAGGTTTTGAAATGGCTGGAAGCATTGCTTCAAGCGGTTCCTCAACTGACTATCGAGAATGATCCTTTGGTTCTTGGAGATGTGGACCTGTCAAGCCCGACAAATACCCGGTTGAACTATCAATGGTCCTACAGCGATGATCTCTTGAACTGGCATAGCTTGGGCTCTGCTTTTGATGGAGATGGTTCCCTTATGACAGAATCGACAGACCTGGGACAGCCCGGAC
The Rubellicoccus peritrichatus DNA segment above includes these coding regions:
- a CDS encoding dienelactone hydrolase family protein, whose protein sequence is MKKLLDNFTRCGSSRGLRVYSTSLFLIVTASFCSAFTFEDVFFDVPQSLLPNPIPEPTAQLLALQNYPDDDQRLTLVGRLYLPDANVYGPGPYPAVVVMHGSGGVWSNDLIANGLSSQFRKWGELLSGMGYACLCPDSYNPRGIPGNFSSRRPHYDPAIDDDLCSPNYERPKDVIAALTYLQSRADIDSENTALIGFSHGAQTCINAILDVSVDLGVYDVSYIDYVQDEETELWEEVSTDKVVDSPVRIPSDIPFPKLCALYYGGGSHYGYHGSANDTGAGRYMFDRRTNVLMFHGTDDFLMDVDDPEVTPMTGNLYPIKQALASSAQAAALGVDDPLKHHFLLDLVDHSFDGETIADEQDWNTNAESADQKAKRLCREEVLKWLEALLQAVPQLTIENDPLVLGDVDLSSPTNTRLNYQWSYSDDLLNWHSLGSAFDGDGSLMTESTDLGQPGQRFFRLDYAAIEPPIDDPDNDGFFRSYADFSY